The sequence below is a genomic window from Uranotaenia lowii strain MFRU-FL chromosome 2, ASM2978415v1, whole genome shotgun sequence.
AAGTCACATTTAAGTATTTGATTAGAGTGCTAAACATCTGTTTGATCTTTACAACTCACGAAGCCCCAcgagatttaattttttatgaaaaattaatttttcatgaatgtACCTCATCTCATCTATACATATCAGAAGATTCTATttgatttgatatgaaatgaaaCATAATACTTATTTCATTCAAAGCAtctttattattcaaaaaaagttttttgataagTATgacatgatttttatcatttattcaCCCTTTAGAAAGCAACCTAGCTTTAAGAAAGGGTTTGTGTCGAGAAGCTCTTCTCTGGCAACTTTCTAGTTTTGCTGCATGGCGAAATATGTAGCTTTTCagttaactaaaaaaaatccttaaagctTGAAGTGCTAAGACTCCATGCTAATTCGCACTAAAATGAATTCATTTGAttggtaaataaattttcaaaatttcgagatGTTCTCCGTGTCTTATCAAAATTTGTGTGACTTTTAAAGTAAAGCAAATTATTCATGctaacaaaaataatgaaaatgaaagCATTATTCAAACAGTTGTTTTGTATTGACATTCAAAAGCAAGTATGGTGAAAATGTAGAGAATatctacagattttcaaaaaaaaatcaatttgtttcattttttttgtttcaatctacgttattataaaaaaatcgagtCATTTGCactatttttatccaaaaatgcagttggcggaaaagcattgaaaacctttaaatttATTCGATATTAACTCctgggttgaaaatttatttataactaTAAACGCACTGCACTTTTCTACCCAAAGTATCTAccaaaaacatacaaacattgTACAAACCATGACATTTTCTAACACATTTTCAAATGTTCCTCTTTTTCGGCTGTGTCTCGCTTATTTCTCAAAATGTACCGCTTTTTTGAAAACTATCTGGCAAGTCTACCCTAGGAGGGGATTTACATCTTTGAGACAGAGGTTCActagactaagtcgatttgaGGTGATTGTTgagtttctcaaaccctgaggtctaaaaagctttgttctGGTTCAAATCTCATCCATGattatttgcagaatttttaaataacgtttacatgagtaaatttaactttataggtttgtatgagaaaattgaatattgtgtactgaaacaTCAACATCatatttgtttcttctgtgaaaccgagcctgctgatggtttttgtgaagatttataatttttttaaagggaaTTTTCTGTTGTACAACTTTGTCGAGAATTTCGTATtatattaggcaaaaaagttatttattgtttAGCAGAGGTTTGTCTGTTGGtactgaaaaacaataaattttatagacATCACTGCTCGTGCCTCgcgaaatatttcatgaaaatagtcatgcaatacctcgttaGGCGCTCAGTAGTGAtgccaattgaatttattgtttttcaatgccgaaAGATATACCCCCCTTCAACAGcttatgacatttttgtctaataagatacgaagttacggtctttgaaaaagttgttcagcagaaaatttcctttaaagaaattataaattggcacaaaaaccattagcaggctcggttccacaggagAAACatattgatgttgattttttataacaaattataaaatttttccatacaaacgtcaaagttcaaatttactcatgtaaacgttactagaaaattcagcaaaaaatcaaggatgagtttttaaccaaaacatagctttttaaaccccagggtttgagaaactcaacaatgatcccaaatcgactcttCTTATTCCTTCTTGCCACTTAAAGATTGGGAGCAGATTTTAGCTCCTTGGGTGTTTGCTCTCTAATGAGTCCGAAGCCTAGTtaaaaatgccatttttttagtttttataagAATCTCGTTCATGCCTAAAAATGTGAATACAGGATATCCAGTGAAAGTGTACAACTTACTCAAATACTTAAGaacatattttatacaaaaaatcactcgtacaaaagttagggttacaaaactgaaaattgaagatGTTTTCTAATTGGCCTAACTTGGAAACGTTTATTGATATAATAACTTTATTGATTAAGTTGCaagaattggtacaagctaaaaacttttctcagacatTATAGCTATAAACTGGACattaaaacagtaattttttttttatctcactgCTAGAtggtttcatcaattttttaaaagaataattcTATAGCCCttgtaatgtttgtcatttGTCTCAAAGACACTCCAGGTATAAAACGCATAGTTTCGGCAGGAAATAGCTTTGATCGGCTTTTCCATGTTCATATTTTACCCCTGTGCGTAGAAGTTGAACTCGtggtgtagattttttttcataggcTAAACCACGAGCCTGACTCGTTGTAAGGAATTTGTTCGTAGAAAATGTTACGAGTCAGGCATTTGCCCTCCGCAGAgagattaggaaaaaaatagaaatgaatagttaacaaaatatcgAATTCTATTGGATTCATTCCGATAAGCTGTTTCAAGTGAAGAGTGCATAAGATTGGTCAACATGGCTAGAACATAGATATAtgagagaaattttgaaatttttttatttgtttgtgcGAGTATATTAAAAACCCAAAAATCACCGCTAGGAATTACAATCATaacagaaataaacaaaaaaaaacctaacgcTCAAATGAATGAATGATTAATAACTGATTCGCGGAAGACCAATCGCTTGTAACATTCGGTGGTGAACGACTAATAATTTCGGGTCCATGAATGAATGACTGAGAGCAGGCACCCTACCCTAATGTTGTGTCACACCGAAAACATACAAACACACAAGCCATCAACAAGTGAGGTGGTGGACTTACTAGGAGGTTCAGTAAAAGAAACGTCTACCAGTTCTGAAGAGGTTCCAAAACCAACCGCTGACATGGGTGCTGACGTTTCTTCCTGTATTCGTGGCTCTTTTCTTGGTTATCACAGCGAGATATTTCGTAGTAGTTTTGTTTGGGGTTCATTTATTCCTACACGTGGGTTTTCGAAGGTGCGCTTGTTGGTCGATTAAGTCAATATTTTGTAGATTAGTGGGTTGTGTACGTATGAGTTTCTCTTTTAATTCTAGCGCGTTGAATCCTTAACGCGAATTCTGAAGTTGTTAGTGAGTCGATTCGCTTGAAACTAACGGCAAAGGGTGGTGTTACCTTGGTTTGGAGTGGAAGAATGAGAAAAAGAACCCGATAGAATGTTTGCCAGCGTGATCAAGCTTGAAGTACCAGTTCTAAGACGTATTATTTAGAGAAAGCAGTTCAATGAAAGGTTCCTAaagcaaattttaacaaattgattcaatggatttaaaaaattattactatTATGGATGTAGGAGCCGATGAGAATTTTGCCAATTCAATGATGCTGGTATCAACAACTACGATGAGAAAGCCCCCTCGGAAATTATAAACAGAAGACGTAAGGACAAAATGAAAAGCTACGGTTTTTGTTTGAAGGCAAAGATCGTTcttatttatcattttcgtttgtttgtttcCTTAATCATCAGTGTGTATAATAATAAGTGGTGTATAAAAGAATAGTTGATTCTATAGTACCTAAGCTTctacaacaaaataaaataataaaatataatctCTTGACACTTAAACCGACCTTTAAACGCTCGCTTTGGGTGATCATCTTTGTTTGAAACGGATTTTAAACAGCTAAAACTAAATCGACTTGACCATCCACATACGCGAACTGAACAAAGCTCGGTTCCAGATTGTTCCCTAACTTATTTATTAGTCGTTTCGGTAAGGCTTTTCTTAAACTTCAACATAACAAAGaaagcaaaacgaaaaaaaaacaaagctaaAGAGGCTCAAGTTTCGGTAGCACTTGGCGGGATTGATTTTCCTAACTATATCTCACTATCAACGGTTACTGCATCTAAGGGCTAAAACTAGTAAGATCACGCAATAACGAAAGAACACAAATTTGTAACCGATCCACGAACGATCAAACAGGTCCAAGCACCTGGACCGTATGGTAAACATCCGACGGACACACAGAGTACGCATACATACATAAGGGATTAATGTGATGGAGGCAACAAACACACAGCACAGCCGTAAAATCAGAGAAGATTTGGAGAAGATCTTCTTTGAAGCAAcgagtttcaaattaaaaatagtcCAAATAATAGCGGAGGCATTTGTCATTCTGGTTTGCCACCAGCAGGAGCCTGTGGTGGGTCCTGTTCCTTGGAGGTTTTCGTAGGTGTTGAGGTAGGAGATTGGGAGGCGGGATTGGCGGTTCTCATGACCGACTTCAATTCCTGGCCCAGCTCCCGCAGCGAAAAAGGTGAACATCGGTTGGAGCGCAACGCTAGGGGACTGGATTTGGTCGAGTTGCTGGCAGAAGGCACCTGAAGCTCGTTGTCGGACGATGATTTTCGGGAGCCAACGATGCTCTGAAGGATCCGATCACAGAAACTAGTGTTTTCCGATTTCGGCAGAAGGCTATAGGATCTGGGGGAAGGTGGACTTTCTATTGGGGTTTTACTATCACATGCGCTTTTCTCGACAGATTCTTCTTCGATAGACGGTTGAGACACAGATGGAAGGGACATTTCTGGAAAGACTTTCGCGGTCGGGGACTGGACAGGACTAACTTCGAAACCGATTTTAGGTTTGCCTTTCTCATTGGGCTTTGCTATCACAACAGGGCATTCAACTTCTTCCAGGGTAGGAAAAGGCTTGCGGTTGAGATTCTGCTTCATCAGATGCCCGGGACTTTTGGATGGCGATTCGTAGCTTAGCTGTTTATCACAAATCGATGAGTAATAGTCCAAAGAAGAAGGGAATATTTCTTCAGAAGATTCAGAAGGTTGAACAGAAACTTTCGGTAAAACATGCGCCTCTTCTTCTACCACGGCTCGATGTCCAACCTTAGAAACGGAAACCCTTCCGGGAAAAGAAGTTAGCAGAACTTCTTTCATGTTGGGGTCACTTCGCATAGATTTCAACCATCTGAGCTTGTAGAATCGATTCTTACCGCTCGTAACTTTACCCTGACTGGTTGTGGACCCAATAGACCCATTTGAAACATTAGACCCGTACTCTCGAGTCCCGGAAAAACTGGTAAAGTTGTTAGActtgaaagattttttcttttgtgtttTCTTCCTCATTCCAATCGACAAAGGCCAGGATATGTTGTTAGTGGTTGAAGTCGTTAGTGGCTTAACGCCGGAGAAAATCTTCCCGTTTTGACTCTTGTGATCGGTTACGCTACTCGGCACTGGACTGAGTAACGCGAAATTTTGAACTGAATTAGTACTTTCTACTGCTACCGAGGCCGGTAGTTTGCTACTACTGCTACTACTGTTTCTACTGCTACTAGCTGCCACTATCGGCAGATTAGCCACTACGTTTGGACTGCTAGTAGGTCTACTATTGCTTTCGCTAGCCTTACGTTCTACGAACGACGAACCACTACTACTACTGCTAAAAACGGAAGGGAAATCGGTTTTTGGCGATCTAGGCGGTGGCAATCTATGAAACTCGCTACCAAGACCGGCACAGCTGCCGTAGTAATAGTTATCATTCCGATAGTACAATAGTTTGTTAGCAGAAGAATCATCTTCATCATCTTGGGGAGGAGCTAGCAGTAGTGTAGGACACTCACCGGAATCCCAGCCTTCCTCCTCGGTCGACGACTCCGAGCTGGACGTTTCCGAGTACTCGACGCAGCTGTGGTTGTTCTCATCCAACTGGTTGTGGTTGTTGTGATTGTTCTGATGGTTATTCCCGAGGGGTGCTCTAGCCAATCCGGGCTGCCGGTACGGATCGGAAGTGCTGTTGTTCAGCTGCTGCCGGTGCGGTGGATGGAACTGTGACGGAACCTGCGGATGCAGCACCGTCTGGGGCGGTAGGTTGCAGTTGATCAGCGGCGAGGAGGGTGAATGGATCACCAACAGACCACCGCCATCGGTCGGTGAAGTTGTATTCGTCATCTGCATCTGGATGGACCCCGGAGGTGGTGAGGATGGATGGCATTTTTGAAGACTAACACTTTCCGAATATTTACCCGCCGGTACCGTCTGCAGTACCATTTGGACCTGAGGGAGAAAGAAGGGAAATTGGATTTTGAACATGAAACTTGAATACGGCTTTTGATCGTCAGCCTTTATACTGATTCTAGAacaaaacttcggatttcaaaacttttaaaactaaaCCTATCCTGAAATTGAATCCCGATCTTGCAATATGAACTTCGAGCCTGATCTTAGATAATGCGTTGCCACGATTTAAACCAAAATTGTCTTATTCTTAAGCTTACAGTTAAAGAATTTCTT
It includes:
- the LOC129744846 gene encoding uncharacterized protein LOC129744846 isoform X1 encodes the protein MTNAIRVAVSKNRHRYKKDGFDLDLSYINERIIAMGYPAEKVESFYRNKIDDVHKMLEMKHHGCYKVYNLCSERSYDAKRFPSYSVYPFKDHNPPDIELITAFCRDVDEYLRADPKNVVAVHCKAGKGRTGTMISCYLMYSRQFNTAGEALDYYAQQRTNDAKGVTIPSQRRYVEYYASLLQSNELYRSVTLYLCEIRVTPGVNIREGSIHVNGSDLVSLVDIKRTDDATVAKLYCCMPLNGDVKIEFLKSTVLRKEKGFHFWFNTFFVAKMAKRDGDGNLLLTLSKTEIDDAHKDKQHKVYPKNFTVQMVLQTVPAGKYSESVSLQKCHPSSPPPGSIQMQMTNTTSPTDGGGLLVIHSPSSPLINCNLPPQTVLHPQVPSQFHPPHRQQLNNSTSDPYRQPGLARAPLGNNHQNNHNNHNQLDENNHSCVEYSETSSSESSTEEEGWDSGECPTLLLAPPQDDEDDSSANKLLYYRNDNYYYGSCAGLGSEFHRLPPPRSPKTDFPSVFSSSSSGSSFVERKASESNSRPTSSPNVVANLPIVAASSSRNSSSSSSKLPASVAVESTNSVQNFALLSPVPSSVTDHKSQNGKIFSGVKPLTTSTTNNISWPLSIGMRKKTQKKKSFKSNNFTSFSGTREYGSNVSNGSIGSTTSQGKVTSGKNRFYKLRWLKSMRSDPNMKEVLLTSFPGRVSVSKVGHRAVVEEEAHVLPKVSVQPSESSEEIFPSSLDYYSSICDKQLSYESPSKSPGHLMKQNLNRKPFPTLEEVECPVVIAKPNEKGKPKIGFEVSPVQSPTAKVFPEMSLPSVSQPSIEEESVEKSACDSKTPIESPPSPRSYSLLPKSENTSFCDRILQSIVGSRKSSSDNELQVPSASNSTKSSPLALRSNRCSPFSLRELGQELKSVMRTANPASQSPTSTPTKTSKEQDPPQAPAGGKPE